The following nucleotide sequence is from Diospyros lotus cultivar Yz01 chromosome 3, ASM1463336v1, whole genome shotgun sequence.
TGTTCAAGATGGGGGAATAAGGCACGTAGCTAAGGTAGTTTTTGATCATTTCACTTTGTTGTTATGCATTTTATATATTGGGCAATGCCACTATCAGATCCTACAGATGCTCTCATACCTTGGTAGCAGTGCTTGAAGTTGTGTATACTCATTGGTGTTTCatacaacaacataccaagcttGCATCCCACTATATGGtatcggctacatgaattctaatttttcattcatttgtATCCATAGCAATTGTAATTTTGAGTACTTAGAAGGGTCCAGGGATCAAAGAGATTCccaaatctctttattttagaTATGTTATAACCATGATGTGCAGATAGCAAGATTTTTGTACTAATTGGATAGCCATTtgtaacaacaataacaacaacaacaacagaaaCAGACTTGATTGTTTCAACAATATGTGAAAGAGGCTGAAAATCACTGATATTACTAAAACTGTAAGGTTGGTCGAGGCTGTCAATATCTATTGCAATTTAAGGAACAATGTGAAGAAAAAGGATATACTCACACCAGCTGACAATTATGGGAACTCTAAAGCAAAATGGTGAAGCAGAAAGACAGTGTTGCAATTTGCTAGAGATGATTAGGTTGATGATGGCACAGGCAAACCTAGTGATTTAGTATAGGATTCTATGCTTTAATGAGCATTGCATTTATACTTGAGTAGAATTGAGTTGAGAGATGTATTCCAAGAAGAGGTTTATTACTTATTGGAGGAATTGTAAGAAAGTGTGGCTAGTAAACAATGAAGATAAAGGAAGCAATTTGAGCATGCCTTAGGTATAGCGGGAATGATATACCAGATCAACAAGTTCTAATGGAACTAGATTCTCAAGACACTAAAATGcataacttgaaaacataacCTTACATTCTTTTAAGATTAAGAGAAAGCTTTCATTGTTGCTGCGCATGATGATTGAGCCTCATTCTATTAGGGAGGCTATTATTTCACCTTCTaggaaatgatgaaaatttGTAACGGATGAAGatattaaattagttaaagaTTGAAAGTTGAAAATATATTGATGGAAGTTTTCGATGAGAGGAATAAACTTCCTTAATGTCATTGATCCATGGTGtgcaaatatatacacaaaggtTCCGAAGAAATTTCCTAATATTTAGGTATAGATCACAACAACATGTTTTAGATTAGGATAAATCTTAAACTAGGATTTCCTTATCTGACTTTTAAGGAATATCCTTATCCTCCCAGCTGGAtatcttcttcatctttatctttatcatcttctcttcttatCCTCTCGGTCATAGCttaaattttcttctttatcttctccaACAAAAGTGAATAAATAAGACGTGGTTGACTTTTTAACATCATGGACCTTAACCCAAAAATGTTAGTTGAAGTTTATTTTTAGCTCCTTAAGAGTAAGTAATATGTATACTCAGCCCCCTCACCCCCTAATATACTAATGATGTGGGAGTGGGTGCCCTTATTAGGCTAAAAATCTATATTTCATAAATCTTATCCAGGTCATTCTCATGGACTGTCTGCTGGCAGTTAGCATACACTAGCACTATACTAGTCCTACATTGGCTTTAATACCATTTTCAACATCACAGAGACCCACCCAAGCGTGTTAATCAGACTTGATTCTTGAGCTCATAAGACTAAGTACCATGTCCTAGACCTTTCCAGTAGACCGTCAATGTGATATTGGATTCTTTATGCATGGATGTTATTCCGTTCATTGGTAATAGCAAAGACGAGAAACAATAGAAGATGTTGCCTATTTTCATACAGGATGAGATTAAAAGATGTTGGATCTACAAATGGTCATTACCTTGTGTTCATCACTTCATTGGGCATACTGGTCTGGCGGGATCATATTGGTGACAGCAAGATGTAGGTCATCAAGAATATATCTGGATGACATGTGGTAGTCTTGATGGAATAAGATTACAGCTACCTTGGCTTTGAGGCGAATGAGTAGGAAGAACTTGGGTTTAGATGCTTACGAGATATCTTAGATGTCTCCGGTGCATAAGTTCTCCTCGATGGATTTAGAAACCCCTTCATATCACATGCATTTTATACTGTGTGCTTGCAATTGAGCAACAAATAGTTGGAATGAATCTTTCTTCCAAACCGTGAGTGCTTGCCCGTATGCACTCGACTCATTCTGTACGATTTATTGAAACTAACCTATTTTCATTGCTTTACACAACTTGCAGCTTCCTACTCCTCGAGATGAGGTTCATGGCCTAATTATTGAGTAGATGATGCCAGAAAATGCTTGTGTTATATGAGAAAATAATCGCTGGGAACACTCTCAACtcatatatcttatattttggAGTCCAGAATGCCCGGGTTGGTGAGCTGGAAGATGAGTGAACGAACAAGCGAAGGAATTATTTGAGGGGAAACCTAGAATAAAAGAGAAGGCCACGATTGTAGTGTTGTATGTATAATGTATATGGTGTGTTATCAAAGCAAGCTTATGTACCAGCATGTAGTACTTGAAACTCTTAGCTTGATGTTTTAAGCAACAATGTTATGCTAGTCTTCCAATCCGAATGTTTGTTATGCTAATTCTGTCTTTTAACTCAGTTTTATTCTTAGTTTACACAAAGAGACAAGAGATTGTCTCAGACGATATAAATAGGTAAATTTGTTTTGATGTTTCTACTTAGGGACAGACCCCCCAGCCAGAGCCAATAGGTTTGTCAAGTCTGGAACATTCACTAGTTCTATAATAATGATAGAATTTTTTGGGTGGAAGAAGCACATACACATCTAGCAATTCTAgttaatcaaaaaattaaattattcaaacttttatcatatttttaaatttagattcaACTTTTAATTTGAGACACATAAGAAGATATGTTtcgttttaattatattaatgttTATCATTCACAAAGGCATATGATTGTCTacaaaatctttttatttttatttagtggtAAAGGTTaagatattttataattataataataaattaataaatgtgaatttttaaaattaaaatttaaaaattacccTTTGGAAAATAGGAAAGAAGGTTTTATGAGATGGGAGTAGGGAGTGCAACAACAACAGTACAGTGTCTGGTGTGAATActgaaacaaattaaatatttgttttaaattaaaaacatgagatgaaagtttgtttttttaataatttatcctAAAATTTTTACCCTTCTTCCCCTTCAGTCTACTGTCTGCCTTCTTTCCCTTCCTCGCCAAGCTTGACGAAGTaattgactctctctctctctctctctccgcccAGCTCTGAGCTCTGCATCAATGGTGTTCTTCCAGACGAATATCGTTATCTCTTCGGCCTACCTCTATCTGTTCACCCTCATCTTTTTGTCCAACCCCCATCTCTCGATCTGCACCAGACCCACCTTCAATCTCCACCGTCCATCCAAACCCACCAACTCCATCGCAGACGTCCACGACCTCCTCCCGACATACGGATTCCCAAAGGGCCTCATCCCAAATGCCGTCAAATCCTACTCACTCTCCTCCGACGGCTCCTTCGCCATCGAGCTCCAGCGTCCTTGCTACGTCCAGTTCGACGATCTCGTCTACTACGACAGACATATCAAGGGCAAGCTCTCTTTCGGTTCGGTGTCAGGCGTCTCTGGGATTCAAGCCAAGAAGCTGTTTCTATGGGTTTCTGTGACTGGAATTGAAGCGGATTCTCGCTCCGGTACGATTGAATTTCATGCCGGGGCTTTCTCTGAGAAGTTGCCGGCGAATCAGTTTGAAGACATTCCCGATTGCAAGAACAAGGGTTGCCAGGAGTCTCGGTTTGAATCGTCAATCTGAGGTAACGATTAGCGAACTCCTTTTGAAGCCATTCCTAGTTGTTGCTGTTGTGTATGTTTATGTGTTTATTGGGTAAATGAATCTATCTGATTATGTTTCTATTTTGGACCAATTGCTTCGGACTTTTTTCATACATGGATCTTTGCTTTTATGGAACTTGCAACGGgcatttgatttatttcttgGTTGATTTACGAGTTACAGAGTGATGTATTTGTGAACAAATCTCAAGGCTGGAGGGGGAGATTTGTGGTTGGCTTTTAGCCCAGGTGAGGTCCAGCTAATGTGTCCTTCTGTATTTAGAGAGACAGAAAGAAGCAATCTCATTGTTGGGTGCCTCTGGTACTACTCTATCTATACGTATAAGATAGACTAATGCATGTATATAATGTTGCAATGGAGGAAGTTAGTTGGAGACGGTTCCCCTATTTCTCTTAATAGTTCTTCCGAATTAAAACATTTAGGATGCCCAAATTAGGTATGTGCAAAAGATATCTTTTTCATTTAGAAAGACCCTTCAGGCTTCAATAAGAACCTTCCCCTATGTTGAGAACCCTCAAATCTCAAGGTTGAGTTTTCTCTGACACCTACAGAGTAGAGATGGTTAGACTCCTCTTGAAGGCTATATCATAAGAGTTCaccaaagtttaaatttttagataaattggtAGTTAGTGGCTCAGCGTAGTATATTTTAgacaatagatcctactcaagCACTCAGGAATGTGGAGGGAAGAGAACTAATCTCACTATTCTTGACATCTCTCAATAATTCTGCTGGACTGGATACAGAAGATCTTTCAATAAGAACCTTCTCAATTGTGCAATCTACAAAAATCAAggttgagtttttttttttttcccaaaagtAGGTGATATTTAGAATCCTTGTAGAGGCCATACTACAAAAGTTTACTCAAATAGTGTAAATTTGTAGATGGATTGTTGGTTAACTATCCAACATAGCGTTAAGCAGCCAATGGATTTGCAAATATATGAGAAGATAGGTTGAGCTTATAAATGTTTAAGTTATTTCTCTAATAGTTTAACCTTTTAAATGAGGAACAGATTTTACCCAGGTTACACAAAGATTCTGCATCAATCACTTGTTGCTGGAAAAAAGATGACCTCAGCTCtgtcaattttcaaaattcagaAGGGGATCATTCACTCTGATGTTGTACAGGACCAAAACAATAATAAAGGAAAAGCAGATGAGACTAAAAACATAGGGTTTACACAGTTCAAGTGTGATACCCCCATATCCTTGGTGGCAGGTTGATGATACTTTTATGGGTAAAACGATACTAACCACCTCTGATAATTCAAGGGATCACCTcttgattttaagaaattacacttgatACCCCTGGGATTTAAAAAGTTGTGAACTTTGCCTGCCTATTGATGATAAAccatttttgttaaattttttaaaatacccccaaaattctctctctctggcaATGACAATGGTGGCAGCACTGGCTTCCCTtccctcctttctctctcttgtcttCTCTTCCCTCCCTCTCTTCTCTACATTGCTGACCCCTTGTCTATGGAAAGGTTGATGCTTTAGTAGTCATTCCTCTGGAGTAGCCTCATAGGCTTCCTGCAAAACCCTATCGCTATATTTTTTGAGTCCGTGAACAAAAttgataacaattatatatattgtgtgtcgTGGTCtgtttgaaggtagtggagGTTAGGTATTTTGTGGGTTTGG
It contains:
- the LOC127798153 gene encoding uncharacterized protein LOC127798153 isoform X2 is translated as MVFFQTNIVISSAYLYLFTLIFLSNPHLSICTRPTFNLHRPSKPTNSIADVHDLLPTYGFPKGLIPNAVKSYSLSSDGSFAIELQRPCYVQFDDLVYYDRHIKGKLSFGSVSGVSGIQAKKLFLWVSVTGIEADSRSGTIEFHAGAFSEKLPANQFEDIPDCKNKGCQESRFESSI